One window of the Melanotaenia boesemani isolate fMelBoe1 chromosome 14, fMelBoe1.pri, whole genome shotgun sequence genome contains the following:
- the chd1l gene encoding chromodomain-helicase-DNA-binding protein 1-like, protein MTDILMKIKNRVAKNKKAAFGQSNLQKWGLRGIQLRAYQLDGVQWLTQCLNNQQGCILGDEMGLGKTCQTISLLVYMSGALGKKGPFLVLSPLSVLENWRQELESFAPSLTVLCYKGDKERRAEIQRETNLQDFHVLLTTYELCLKDASFLKRWSWEVLVVDEAHRLKNQDSLLHKTLTKFSAGFRVLLTGTPIQNNLQELYSLLSFIQPSIFTADDVDSFVNSYSNVQNQPTLAAELQSILEPFLLRRVKSEVAVDLPKKTELVVYHGMSALQKKYYKAVLMKDLEVFGNEQGNKNRLLNILMNLRKCVDHPYLFDGVEPEPFEMGEHLIEASGKLCLLDSMLAFLQKGGHRVLLFSQMTRMLDILQDYMEYRGYSYERLDGSVRGEERNLAVKNFSSKDIFVFLLSTKAGGVGMNLTAADTVIFVDSDFNPQNDLQAAARCHRIGQNRPVKVIRLLARDTVEEIMYSRAVSKLQLTNTVIEEGRFSLLDQAQSAAAGLKLSEILKFGIDKLLSSDESSVQDVKLEKILGLSHDGQWMDDDFTPLEEEEEEEENGFETEGQNHMYFFEGKDYSKDPSSDDQKSFDRLLEEQLAEFQKAAGEGRALRHKAGVSMSVVLGVPARKRKPLTEEELEVRRQRREEAAAKRAKMQEDVKKKQQEQKYKKKMAWWESCGYKSRCLQPVDSEGEEEEEDDSSTCSTESNTTDICYVLGDVTHPHAAQGDAIIVHCVDDTGRWGRGGLFTALEVRSDEPRKQYELAGKMKDLELGNVLLFPIDDKQSRLDGQDQLALIVAQQRDKANNLSGIFLSALDEGLKKIYAAAKKNKGSVHLPRIGHSTKGFNWYGTERLIRKHLASRGIPTFIYYYSRAVKSTATPQTSTSATPRTAPEPASITSDEPADDTEVDAPGPSASVSTDLPGFMNGVHVFFYNVPATERKRLARYLVTYDGDEEDIMSAEVTHIVAEVENIIHTQELRDLVCRHTEAVPVQMAWLESCFSKQRKVNTAEFLHLL, encoded by the exons ACGATCTCTCTGCTGGTGTATATGTCCGGAGCTCTTGGGAAGAAAGGTCCGTTTCTGGTGCTGAGTCCACTTTCTGTACTAGAGAACTGGAGACAAGAGCTGGAAAG CTTTGCTCCATCTCTGACTGTGCTGTGTTACaaaggagacaaagagagaCGGGCTGAGATTCAGAGGGAAACAAACTTACAGGACTTCCATGTTCTGCTCACCACTTATGAG CTCTGCCTCAAAGATgcttcctttttgaaaag GTGGAGCTGGGAGGTGCTTGTTGTTGACGAAGCTCACAGACTGAAGAATCAAGATTCACTATTGCACAAAACCCTGACAAAG TTCTCAGCTGGTTTCAGGGTCTTGCTGACAGGAACTCCCATTCAGAACAACCTGCAGGAGCTCTACTCCCTGCTCAGCTTCATTCAGCCCAGCATCTTTACAGCAGATGATGTGGACAGCTTTGTCAACTCGTACTCTAAtgtacaaaatcagcctactctGG CTGCTGAGCTCCAGAGCATCCTGGAGCCTTTCCTTCTACGTAGAGTCAAGTCCGAGGTGGCCGTTGATCTTCCCAAGAAGACGGAGCTGGTTGTGTACCATGGCATGTCAGCCCTGCAGAAGAAATATTACAAAGCCGTTCTGATGAAGGATCTAG AGGTTTTTGGAAATGAGCAAGGGAACAAGAACCGGCTCCTGAACATCTTGATGAACCTGAGAAAGTGTGTTGACCATCCCTACCTGTTTGACG GGGTGGAACCAGAGCCGTTTGAGATGGGGGAGCATCTCATTGAAGCCAGCGGGAAACTTTGCCTACTGGACAGCATGCTGGCCTTCCTGCAGAAAGG GGGCCACCGGGTTCTGCTGTTCTCTCAGATGACGAGGATGCTGGATATTCTTCAAGACTACATGGAGTACAGAG GATACAGTTATGAGCGTTTGGATGGGTCGGTCCGAGGAGAGGAAAGAAATCTAGCGGTGAAGAACTTCAGCAGCAAAGATATCTTTGTGTTTCTACTCAGCACTAAAGCAG GGGGAGTGGGCATGAACCTCACAGCAGCGGACACGGTCATTTTTGTGGATAGTGACTTCAACCCTCAGAACGACCTGCAGGCTGCGGCACGCTGCCATCGGATCGGTCAGAACAG GCCTGTGAAAGTGATCCGCCTCCTGGCCAGAGACACTGTGGAGGAGATCATGTACTCTCGGGCTGTATCCAAGTTGCAACTAACCAACACCGTGATCGAAGAAGGGCGCTTCTCTTTGCTGGATCAGGctcagtcagctgctgcaggacttAAG CTGAGTGAGATCCTGAAGTTCGGGATAGATAAGCTTTTGTCCTCAGATGAGAGCTCTGTACAGGACGTAAAACTGGAGAAGATCCTTGGCCTGTCACATGACGGCCAGTGGATGGACGATGACTTCACTCCACtcgaagaagaggaggaagaggaggagaatggGTTTGAAACTGAAGGGCAGA ACCACATGTACTTCTTTGAGGGGAAAGACTACAGTAAGGACCCAAGTTCTGATGATCAGAAGAGCTTCGATCGCTtgctggaggagcagctggcCGAGTttcagaaagcagctggagagggaCGAGCTCTACGACACAAAGCTGGA GTTTCAATGTCGGTGGTACTTGGAGTCCCAGCAAGGAAGAGAAAACCTCTCACTGAGGAAGAGCTGGAGGTCAGGCGGCAAAGGAGGGAGGAAGCTGCAGCAAAGAGAGCCAAAATGCAAGAGGAcgtgaagaagaagcagcaagagcaaaaatacaagaaaaa AATGGCATGGTGGGAGTCCTGTGGTTACAAGTCACGCTGCCTGCAGCCTGTGGACagtgaaggagaggaggaagaggaggatgacaGCAGCACATGCTCTACAGAGTCTAACACTACAGATATCTGCTATGTACTTGGAGATGTCACTCACCCGCATGCCGCTCAGGGAGATGCTATCATTGTCCATTGCGTGG ATGACACAGGCCGGTGGGGCAGAGGAGGCCTGTTTACTGCACTGGAGGTGAGATCAGATGAACCACGTAAGCAGTACGAGTTAGCTGGCAAGATGAAAG ATTTGGAGCTTGGAAACGTGCTGCTCTTCCCCATTGATGACAAGCAGTCTAGACTGGACGGCCAAGATCAA TTAGCCCTGATCGTAGCCCAGCAAAGAGACAAAGCCAACAACTTGTCTGGGATTTTTCTTAGTGCTCTGGATGAAGGTCTGAAGAAAATTTATGCAGCCGCTAAGAAAAACAAGG GAAGTGTTCATCTTCCTCGTATTGGCCACTCCACCAAAGGTTTTAACTGGTATGGCACAGAGCGGCTCATCAGAAAACACCTAGCTTCCAGAGGCATTCCCACATTTAT ATACTATTACAGCAGAGCTGTCAAGAGCACAGCTACACCTCAAACATCAACCTCTGCAACACCAAGAACTGCCCCTGAACCAGCATCCATCACCTCTGATGAGCCAGCTGATGACACAGAAGTAGATGCCCCCGGCCCCTCAGCCAGTGTCTCCACAGATCTACCTGGTTTCATGAATGGAGTTCATGTATTTTTCTACAATGTTCCTGCAACAGAAAGGAAGAGACTGGCCCGCTACCTTGTCAC GTATGATGGAGATGAGGAGGACATCATGAGTGCAGAAGTCACACACATCGTGGCAGAGGTAGAGAACATCATCCACACACAG GAGCTCAGGGACCTGGTGTGTCGGCACACCGAGGCTGTTCCTGTGCAGATGGCCTGGCTGGAGTCCTGCTTCTCCAAACAACGAAAAGTCAACACTGCTGAGTTTCTACATCTGCTCTGa